A single genomic interval of Spinacia oleracea cultivar Varoflay chromosome 6, BTI_SOV_V1, whole genome shotgun sequence harbors:
- the LOC110793386 gene encoding uncharacterized protein gives MEKYRLLKLFLDIFEESVKQDVFLPSTFSLYVEGPCGKVELNDDKTLRLLWGWNWGKDTAEIWVEGTDKPGLVFRNAVATIENHRKEKERQLKERQEELLRAQREEEEAMRKQQEREDILREIQEQMEYTVAMEVPVVDCEDMKVEYVRVISKDDADEVFPGCSQPQQTQESPKKQPTPPKHTNHVASKSKGKDKPASKKLTPKRRASAKQPTPQKQPTPPKQPTKQPTPPPPPPPPQKEPTQPKQQQHTPPPEHPTSPPQQQQHTPPPEHPTPPPQHHTPPPPPQNPTPPQNNQTDEPNNQAPPDQAQPVKKKGGRARPEGFRVNKVTAKKAGTWVSKGKGKGRKGTGRSKTPGVFADVGEICSEEESEDSDYEESDSEQEDVLNDWIDSDVDDEVIPDDIPDLGFEDCLNGSSKMDKAYKNGKIWTDQPYGSINVEKLLHTGGVGLSVERADNRRYTAVCAVESCDWRIHASRLFDNVSWAIKVISGSHRTCGRLEENPVVTSEWLCKHMLGEIEANPEIPVETLRRYAQEKFQLRVKKRLLYKVRSMAKGKLHGGWVVAYELLPRYAEMIKQTNPGSHALITWGASSGDVNPKFRACFFSFAAQVRGFLRGCRPIIGIDGAHLSGFYKGILLTAVGIDGNNEIFVLAYGIVDTESCDSWTYFMRCLRQMFEQEGCNRDDWTFISDRMKGVELAVRETFPRATRRVCCQHLYMNCKNNGFSGSAFHKLFWIAANAYNEYVFGKAMEKISEYNANATAYLNSCIEQWSRHKFDSTVCCDHNTTNFVESFNACTKPFRDMPVFSLLEAIRSWCMQRVGARFDKAVDMEEGQLTAYALKELEERTAESRLCYATACGGGEFEVRDGHVNFPIRLTTRSCACGKWQICGIPCKHALRVIYDQRMNPHDFISPWFKAAAYKLTYAEHIHPMADPSQWPDFGLPSIHPPTIKRPSGRPAKKRKRGANEPKKGKRNTNVKCGKCREFGHNSRTCKSGGTSATGPSTSKSGAAGASTSNGGPNTRKRSKAAA, from the exons ATGGAAAAATATCGTTTGTTGAAGTTGTTTCTTGATATCTTTGAGGAATCAGTTAAGCAAGATGTTTTTTTGCCTAGTACCTTTAGCTTGTATGTTGAGGGTCCTTGTGGTAAGGTTGAATTGAATGATGATAAGACTTTAAGGCTTCTGTGGGGATGGAATTGGGGTAAAGACACTGCTGAAATTTGGGTTGAGGGAACAGATAAACCAGGATTGGTGTTTAGGAATGCTGTTGCAACAATTGAGAATCATAGAAAGGAAAAAGAGAGACAACTTAAGGAGAGACAAGAGGAACTGTTGAGGGCTCaaagagaggaggaagaggCAATGAGGAAACAACAGGAAAGGGAGGACATTTTGAGGGAAATACAGGAACAAATGGAGTACACTGTGGCTATGGAGGTCCCTGTTGTTGATTGTGAGGACATGAAGGTTGAGTATGTGAGAGTCATTAGCAAAGATGATGCTGATGAGGTGTTTCCAGGTTGCTCTCAACCACAACAAACACAAGAATCCCCAAAGAAACAACCCACCCCACCCAAACACACAAATCATGTTGCTTCTAAGTCAAAAGGCAAGGATAAGCCTGCTTCTAAGAAACTAACCCCCAAAAGGAGGGCATCAGCTAAACAACCCACCCCACAGAAACAACCCACCCCACCTAAACAACCCACCAAACAACCTacaccaccacccccaccaccCCCACCACAGAAAGAACCCACCCaaccaaaacaacaacaacacacaccacCACCAGAACATCCCACCTCtccaccacaacaacaacaacacacaccacCACCAGAACATCCCACCCCTCCACCACAACATCAcacccctccaccaccaccacaaaatCCCACTCCACCACAGAACAACCAAACTGATGAGCCTAACAATCAAGCACCACCTGATCAAGCTCAGCCAGTGAAAAAGAAGGGGGGCAGAGCTAGACCTGAGGGGTTTAGGGTTAACAAAGTCACTGCTAAGAAGGCTGGAACTTGGGTTTCCAAGGGAAAGGGAAAAGGGAGAAAGGGTACAGGAAGGTCTAAGACACCAGGGGTTTTTGCTGATGTTGGTGAGATATGTTCAGAAGAGGAGAGTGAGGATTCTGATTATGAGGAATCAGATTCTGAACAAGAGGATGTTCTGAATGATTGGATTGATtctgatgttgatgatgaggtGATTCCTGATGATATTCCTGATTTGGGGTTTGAGGATTGTCTAAATGGTTCCTCAAAGATGGATAAGGCCTATAAAAATGGCAAAATATGGACTGATCAACCATATGGGTCCATTAA TGTTGAGAAGTTACTGCATACAGGAGGGGTTGGGCTTAGTGTTGAGAGGGCTGACAATAGGAGGTACACAGCAGTGTGTGCAGTGGAGTCATGTGACTGGAGGATACATGCCAGTAGGTTGTTTGACAATGTTAGCTGGGCCATTAAGGTGATCAGTGGGTCCCACAGAACTTGTGGGAGGCTTGAGGAGAATCCAGTGGTGACCTCTGAGTGGTTGTGTAAGCATATGTTGGGGGAAATAGAGGCAAATCCAGAGATTCCAGTGGAGACATTGAGGAGGTATGCACAGGAGAAGTTTCAGTTGAGGGTGAAAAAGAGGCTATTGTACAAGGTCAGGAGTATGGCAAAGGGAAAGCTGCATGGTGGTTGGGTTGTAGCATATGAGCTGTTGCCTAGATATGCTGAGATGATTAAGCAAACAAACCCAGGGAGTCATGCACTTATAACATGGGGGGCCAGTAGTGGGGATGTGAACCCAAAATTCAGAGCTTGCTTCTTCTCATTTGCTGCACAAGTCAGGGGGTTTCTAAGGGGTTGTAGGCCCATAATTGGAATAGATGGGGCTCATTTAAGTGGTTTCTACAAGGGCATTCTACTGACAGCAGTTGGCATAGATGGGAACAATGAAATTTTTGTTCTTGCCTATGGGATAGTAGACACTGAGAGTTGTGACAGTTGGACCTACTTCATGAGATGTTTGAGGCAAATGTTTGAGCAGGAGGGTTGCAACAGAGATGATTGGACCTTCATCAGTGATAGGATGAAG GGTGTTGAGTTGGCAGTTAGAGAAACTTTTCCTAGAGCAACTAGGAGAGTTTGCTGCCAACACCTATACATGAATTGTAAGAACAATGGCTTCAGTGGATCTGCATTCCACAAGCTCTTTTGGATAGCTGCTAATGCATACAATGAGTATGTGTTTGGTAAGGCCATGGAAAAGATCAGTGAGTACAATGCAAATGCCACTGCATACTTGAACAGCTGCATTGAGCAGTGGTCTAGGCATAAGTTTGACTCTACTGtttgttgtgatcacaacacaACAAACTTTGTGGAGTCATTCAATGCATGCACAAAGCCCTTCAGAGACATGCCTGTCTTCTCATTATTGGAAG CAATCAGAAGTTGGTGTATGCAGAGGGTGGGGGCTAGATTTGACAAGGCAGTTGACATGGAGGAAGGTCAGCTCACTGCATATGCATTGAAAGAGTTAGAGGAGAGGACAGCTGAGTCCAGGTTATGTTATGCCACAGCATGTGGAGGGGGTGAATTTGAGGTTAGGGATGGACATGTCAACTTCCCAATTAGGCTTACAACAAGAAGTTGTGCCTGTGGGAAGTGGCAGATCTGTGGAATCCCCTGCAAGCATGCACTGAGGGTCATATATGACCAAAGGATGAACCCCCATGATTTCATATCCCCATGGTTCAAGGCTGCTGCATACAAGCTAACCTATGCAGAACATATTCATCCTATGGCAGATCCATCTCAGTGGCCTGACTTTGGCCTTCCTTCCATTCATCCTCCAACCATCAAAAGACCATCTGGCAGACCtgctaagaagagaaagagaggggCAAATGAACCAAAGAAAGGGAAGAGGAACACAAATGTGAAATGTGGAAAGTGTAGAGAGTTTGGTCACAACTCAAGAACATGCAAGAGTGGAGGAACAAGTGCCACTGGACCAAGTACTTCAAAGAGTGGTGCAGCAGGAGCAAGTACATCAAATGGGGGACCAAACACAAGGAAGAGGTCAAAGGCAGCTGCATAG